The Equus quagga isolate Etosha38 chromosome 2, UCLA_HA_Equagga_1.0, whole genome shotgun sequence genome has a window encoding:
- the ZSWIM8 gene encoding zinc finger SWIM domain-containing protein 8 isoform X1, translating into MELMFAEWEDGERFSFEDSDRFEEDSLCSFISEAESLCQNWRGWRKQSAGPNSPTGGGGGGGGGGTRMRDGLVIPLVELSAKQVAFHIPFEVVEKVYPPVPEQLQLRIAFWSFPENEEDIRLYSCLANGSADEFQRGDQLFRMRAVKDPLQIGFHLSATVVPPQMVPPKGAYNVAVMFDRCRVTSCSCTCGAGAKWCTHVVALCLFRIHNASAVCLRAPVSESLSRLQRDQLQKFAQYLISELPQQILPTAQRLLDELLSSQSTAINTVCGAPDPTAGPSASDQSTWYLDESTLTDNIKKTLHKFCGPSPVVFSDVNSMYLSSTEPPAAAEWACLLRPLRGREPEGVWNLLSIVREMFKRRDSNAAPLLEILTDQCLTYEQITGWWYSVRTSASHSSASGHTGRSNGQSEVAAHACASMCDEMVTLWRLAVLDPALSPQRRRELCVQLRQWQLKVIENVKRGQHKKTLERLFPGFRPAVEACYFNWEEAYPLPGVTYSGTDRKLALCWARALPPRSSASRSGGLEESRERPRPLPAEPAVRPKEPGAKRKGLGEGVPSSQRGPRRLSAEGGDKALHKTGPGGGKAKALGGAGSGGKGSTGGGSKRRLSSEDSSLEPDLAELSLDDSSLALGAEASTFGGFPESPPPCPPPGGSRGPSTFLPEPPDTYEEDGGVYFSEGPEPPTASAGPPGLLPGEVCTRDDLPSTDESGNGLPKTKETAPAVGEEDDDYQAYYLNAQDGAGGEEEKAEGGAGEEHDLFAGLKPLEQESRMEVLFACAEALHAHGYSSEASRLTVELAQDLLANPPDLKVEPPPAKGKKNKVSTSRQTWVATNTLTKAAFLLTVLSERPEHHNLAFRVGMFALELQRPPASTKALEVKLAYQESEVAALLKKIPLGPSEMSTMRCRAEELREGTLCDYRPVLPLMLASFIFDVLCAPVVSPTGSRPPSRNWNNEMPGDEELGFEAAVAALGMKTTVSEAEHPLLCEGTRREKGDLALALMITYKDDQAKLKKILDKLLDRESQTHKPQTLSSFYSSSRPATASQRSPSKHGAPSAPGALQPLTSGSAGPAQPGSVAGAGPGPAEGFTEKNVPESSPHSPCEGLPSEAALTPRPEGKVPSRLALGSRGGYNGRGWGSPGRPKKKHTGMASIDSSAPETTSDSSPTLSRRPLRGGWAPTSWGRGQDSDSISSSSSDSLGSSSSSGSRRASASGGARAKTVEVGRYKGRRPESHAPHVPNQPSEAAAHFYFELAKTVLIKAGGNSSTSIFTHPSSSGGHQGPHRNLHLCAFEIGLYALGLHNFVSPNWLSRTYSSHVSWITGQAMEIGSAALTILVECWDGHLTPPEVASLADRASRARDSNMVRAAAELALSCLPHAHALNPNEIQRALVQCKEQDNLMLEKACMAVEEAAKGGGVYPEVLFEVAHQWFWLYEQTAGGSSTAREGATSCSASGIRAGGEAGRGLPEGRGGPGTEPVTVAAAAVTAAATVVPVISVGSSLYPGPGLGHGHSPGLHPYTALQPHLPCSPQYLTHPAHPAHPMPHMPRPAVFPVPSSAYPQGVHPAFLGAQYPYSVTPPSLAATAVSFPVPSMAPITVHPYHTEPGLPLPTSVACELWGQGTVSSVHPASTFPAIQGASLPALTTQPSPLVSGGFPPPEEETHSQPVNPHSLHHLHAAYRVGMLALEMLGRRAHNDHPNNFSRSPPYTDDVKWLLGLAAKLGDRHGDAAAAEPCSCPQPPACPGLPPTGAALPTGIHAVHPPPLDSPDPCRLRRLCECDPQCPQRLLPDTHGHDAVQRHPAEPQAQQTDQGAVAAGLTRDDHLLPLSLAPLGPYTGTQACGYGGPSQRGSESWLDRSSSLSSLVAQAGSCSWAVAWGQDVSDPRSLGLGETALSGRGRWVASGIYLAFINI; encoded by the exons ATGGAGCTGATGTTCGCGGAGTGGGAGGATGGAGAGCGCTTCTCATTCGAGGATTCGGACCGCTTTGAGGAGGATTCGCTCTGTTCCTTCATCTCCGAGGCCGAGAGCCTCTGCCAGAACTGGCGGGGATGGCGCAAACAGTCAGCGGGGCCCAATTCCCCCACTGGCGGCGGCGGTGGAGGTGGCGGTGGCGGTACCAGAATGCGAG ATGGACTGGTGATCCCATTGGTGGAGCTGTCAGCAAAACAGGTGGCATTTCATATCCCATTTGAAGTGGTGGAGAAAGTTTACCCACCAGTGCCTGAGCAGCTACAGCTCCGAATTGCTTTTTGGAGCTTCCCTGAGAATGAAGAGGATATTCG GCTGTATTCCTGCCTGGCCAACGGCAGTGCAGATGAGTTCCAGCGAGGGGATCAGCTGTTCCGTATGAGGGCTGTGAAGGACCCACTGCAGATAG GGTTCCACCTGAGTGCTACAGTGGTGCCACCTCAGATGGTCCCCCCTAAAGGGGCCTACAATGTGGCTGTGATGTTTGACCGCTGCCGGGTCACTTCCTGCAGCTGCACCTGTGGGGCTGGGGCCAAATGGTGCACCCACGTCGTGGCACTCTGTCTCTTCCGCATCCACAAC GCTTCTGCAGTCTGCCTGCGGGCCCCAGTCTCAGAATCCCTGTCTCGGCTGCAGAGGGACCAGTTGCAGAAGTTTGCTCAGTACCTCATCAGTGAGCTCCCTCAGCAG aTCCTCCCTACAGCCCAGCGTCTCCTGGAtgaactcctctcctcccagtcaACAGCCATTAATACAGTGTGTGGAGCCCCAG ACCCCACAGCAGGGCCGTCAGCCTCCGACCAGAGTACTTGGTATTTGGATGAATCGACACTCACTGACAACATCAAGAAGACACTGCACAAGTTCTGTGGCCCCTCTCCTGTGGTCTTTAG TGATGTGAACTCCATGTATTTGTCTTCCACGGAGCCTCCGGCTGCTGCTGAGTGGGCATGTCTGCTGCGCCCTCTGAGGGGCCGTGAGCCAGAGGGCGTCTGGAACCTGCTTAGCATCGTGCGGGAGATGTTCAAACGGAGGGACAGCAATGCTGCTCCCTTGTTGGAAATCCTCACTGACCAGTGCCTCACCTATGAACAG ATAACAGGTTGGTGGTACAGCGTGCGCACCTCAGCCTCACACAGCAGCGCCAGTGGGCACACAGGCCGTAGCAATGGGCAGTCAGAGGTGGCAGCCCATGCATGTGCCAGCATGTGTGACGAGATGGTCACACTGTGGAGGCTGGCTGTGCTGGACCCTGCACTCAGCCCCCAGCG CCGCCGGGAACTGTGCGTGCAACTACGCCAGTGGCAACTAAAGGTGATTGAGAATGTGAAGCGGGGACAGCACAAGAAGACCCTGGAGCGGCTCTTCCCTGGCTTCCGGCCTGCAGTGGAGGCCTGCTACTTCAACTGGGAAGAGGCTTACCCACTTCCCGGCGTCACCTACAGCGGCACTGACCGGAAGCTGGCATTGTGCTGGGCCCGGGCCCTGCCTCCTCGGTCAAGTGCCTCCCGATCTGGGGGCCTGGAGGAATCTCGGGAGCGGCCTCGCCCTCTTCCTGCTGAGCCAGCAGTGCGGCCCAAGGAGCCTGGGGCAAAGCGCAAGGGATTGGGTGAGGGGGTCCCCTCATCGCAGCGGGGTCCCCGCCGCCTCTCAGCTGAGGGGGGAGATAAGGCTCTGCATAAGACGGGTCCAGGTGGGGGCAAAGCCAAGGCACTGGGTGGGGCTGGCAGTGGGGGCAAGGGCTCCACAGGCGGTGGGAGCAAGCGACGGCTGAGCAGTGAAGACAGTTCCCTGGAGCCGGATCTGGCCGAGTTGAGCCTGGATGATAGCAGCCTCGCCCTGGGTGCAGAGGCCAGCACCTTTGGCGGATTCCCTGAGAGCCCgccaccctgccctccccctggTGGCTCCCGAGGCCCTTCCACCTTCCTTCCTGAACCCCCAGATACTTATGAAGAAGATGGTGGCGTGTACTTCTCAGAAGGGCCTGAgcctcccacagcctctgctgGCCCCCCTGGCCTATTGCCTGGggaggtctgtacccgggatgaCCTCCCTTCCACAGATGAGAGTGGCAATGGGCTCCCCAAAACCAAAGAGACAGCCCCTGCTGTTGGAGAGGAGGATGATGACTACCAGGCATATTATCTGAATGCCCAGGATGGGGCTGGGGGCGAGGAAGAGAAGGCCGAGGGCGGGGCTGGGGAGGAGCACGACCTGTTTGCTGGGCTGAAGCCACTGGAGCAGGAGAGCCGCATGGAG GTATTATTTGCCTGTGCTGAGGCCTTGCATGCACATGGCTACAGCAGTGAGGCCTCCCGTCTCACTGTGGAGCTTGCCCAGGATTTGCTAGCCAACCCACCTGACCTCAAGGTAGAGCCGCCCCCTGCCAAG GGCAAGAAGAACAAGGTATCTACAAGCCGTCAGACCTGGGTGGCTACCAACACCCTGACCAAGGCAGCCTTCCTGTTGACAGTGCTAAGTGAGCGCCCAGAGCATCACAACCTGGCCTTCCGAGTTGGCATGTTTGCCTTGGAGCTCCAGAGGCCCCCAGCTTCTACCAAGGCCTTGGAG GTGAAGCTGGCATACCAGGAGTCTGAGGTGGCCGCTTTGCTCAAGAAGATTCCTTTGGGTCCAAGTGAGATGAGTACCATGCGGTGCCGGGCAGAGGAACTTCGGGAGGGGACACTCTGTGACTATCGGCCTGTTTTGCCTCTCATGTTGGCCAGTTTCATCTTTGATGTTCTCTGTGCTCCAG TGGTTTCCCCCACGGGTTCCCGGCCCCCAAGTCGCAACTGGAACAATGAGATGCCTGGGGAtgaggagctgggatttgaagcagCAGTTGCTGCCTTGG GCATGAAGACAACAGTGAGTGAGGCAGAGCACCCCCTCTTATGTGAAGGCACACGTCGGGAGAAGGGTGACCTGGCATTGGCACTAATGATCACTTACAAGGATGACCAGGCCAAACTCAAAAAG ATCTTAGACAAACTCTTGGACCGAGAGAGCCAGACGCATAAGCCACAGACACTGAGTTCGTTCTACTCATCTAGCCGCCCAGCCACAGCCAGCCAGAGGTCTCCTTCAAAGCATGGGGCCCCATCTGCCCCAGGGGCCCTGCAGCCACTGACCTCAGGCTCTGCAGGGCCTGCTCAGCCAGGGAGTgtggcaggggctgggccaggccccgCTGAGGGCTTCACAGAGAAGAATGTGCCTG AGAGTTCCCCACATTCCCCCTGTGAGGGTCTCCCATCTGAGGCAGCTTTGACCCCAAGGCCAGAAGGGAAGGTTCCTAGCCGCTTGGCTCTTGGCAGTCGTGGAGGCTACAATGGACGGGGCTGGGGCTCCCCAGGGCGGCCTAAGAAGAAGCACACAG GCATGGCCAGCATTGACAGCAGTGCCCCTGAAACAACATCAGATAGCTCTCCCACCTTAAGCCGGAGGCCACTTCGAGGGGGCTGGGCACCTACCTCCTGGGGTCGAGGACAGGACAGTGACAGCATTAGCAGCTCTTCCTCGGACTCCCTTGGCTCCTCATCCTCCAGTGGAAGTCGCCGGGCCAGTGCCAGTGGAGGGGCTCGGGCGAAGACAGTTGAAGTTGGCAG GTACAAGGGCCGTCGTCCCGAGAGTCATGCCCCCCATGTACCCAATCAGCCGTCAGAGGCAGCTGCACACTTCTACTTCGAGCTGGCGAAGACAGTGCTGATCAAGGCAGGAGGCAACAGCAGCACTTCCATTTTCACACATCCATCTTCCTCAGGGGGCCACCAGGGTCCTCACCGCAACCTGCACCTTTGCGCCTTCGAGATTGGGCTTTATGCCCTTGGCCTGCACAACTTTGTTTCTCCTAACTGGCTCTCACGTACCTATTCTTCCCACGTTTCCTGGATTACAG GCCAGGCAATGGAGATTGGCAGTGCAGCCCTGACTATACTGGTAGAGTGCTGGGATGGGCACCTGACGCCCCCTGAGGTTGCATCCCTGGCTGACAGGGCATCACGGGCACGAGATTCCAATATGGTGAGGGCAGCAGCAGAGCTAGCCCTAAGCTGCCTCCCTCATGCCCATGCGTTGAACCCCAATGAGATCCAGCGGGCCCTGGTGCAGTGCAAGGAGCAG GATAACCTGATGTTGGAGAAGGCCTGCATGGCAGTGGAAGAGGCGGCTAAGGGTGGGGGTGTATACCCCGaagtgttgtttgaggttgctcaCCAGTGGTTCTGGCTATATGAGCAAACAGCAGGTGGCTCATCCACAGCCCGTGAAGGGGCTACAAGCTGTAGTGCCAGTGGGatcagggcaggtggggaggctggGCGGGGGCTGCCTGAGGGCAGGGGGGGCCCAGGGACTGAGCCGGTTACAGTGGCTGCAgcagcagtgacagcagcagcCACAGTGGTGCCAGTCATCTCGGTGGGGTCCAGTTTATATCCGGGTCCAGGACTGGGGCATGGTCATTCCCCTGGCCTGCACCCCTACACGGCTCTACAGCCCCACCTGCCCTGCAGCCCTCAATACCTCACCCACCCAGCTCACCCTGCCCACCCCATGCCTCATATGCCCCGGCCTGCCGTCTTCCCTGTGCCCAGCTCTGCATACCCACAG GGTGTGCATCCTGCATTCCTGGGGGCTCAGTACCCTTACTCAGTGACTCCTCCCTCACTTGCTGCCACTGCTGTGTCTTTCCCCGTCCCTTCCATGGCACCCATCACAGTACATCCCTACCACACAGAGCCAGGGCTCCCACTGCCCACCAGTGTGGCCTGTGAGTTGTGGGGACAGGGAACAG TGAGCAGTGTCCATCCAGCGTCCACATTTCCAGCCATCCAGGGTGCCTCGCTGCCTGCCCTGACCACACAGCCCAGCCCGCTGGTGAGCGGGGGTTTTCCACCACCCGAGGAAGAGACGCACAGTCAGCCTGTCAACCCACACAGCCTACACCACCTGCATGCTGCCTACCGTGTTG GGATGCTGGCACTGGAGATGCTGGGTCGCCGGGCACACAATGATCACCCCAACAACTTCTCCCGCTCCCCCCCCTACACTGATGATGTCAAATGGTTGCTGGGGCTGGCAGCAAAGCTGG GAGATCGTCATGGAGACGCTGCAGCGGCTGAGCCCTGCTCATGCCCACAACCACCTGCGTGCCCCGGCCTTCCACCAACTGGTGCAGCGCTGCCAACAGGCATACATGCAG TACATCCACCACCGCTTGATTCACCTGACCCCTGCCGACTACGACGACTTTGTGAATGCGATCCGCAGTGCCCGCAGCGCCTTCTGCCTGACACCCATGGGCATGATGCAGTTCAACGACATCCTGCAGAACCTCAAGCGCAGCAAACAGACCAAGGAGCTGTGGCAGCGGGTCTCACTCGAGATGACCACCTTCTCCCCCTGAGTCTAGCCCCGCTAGGGCCCTATACAGGGACACAGGCCTGTGGCTATGGGGGTCCCTCACAAAGGGGGAGTGAATCTTGGCTGGACAGATCATCCTCACTCAGTTCCCTGGTAGCCCAGGCTGGCAGCTGCTCTTGGGCTGTAGCTTGGGGCCAAGATGTCTCAGACCCTAGAAGCCTAGGGTTGGGGGAGACAGCCCTGTCTGGGAGGGGGCGTTGGGTGGCCTCTGGTATTTATTtggcatttataaatatataa
- the ZSWIM8 gene encoding zinc finger SWIM domain-containing protein 8 isoform X7: protein MPGHNASAVCLRAPVSESLSRLQRDQLQKFAQYLISELPQQILPTAQRLLDELLSSQSTAINTVCGAPDPTAGPSASDQSTWYLDESTLTDNIKKTLHKFCGPSPVVFSDVNSMYLSSTEPPAAAEWACLLRPLRGREPEGVWNLLSIVREMFKRRDSNAAPLLEILTDQCLTYEQITGWWYSVRTSASHSSASGHTGRSNGQSEVAAHACASMCDEMVTLWRLAVLDPALSPQRRRELCVQLRQWQLKVIENVKRGQHKKTLERLFPGFRPAVEACYFNWEEAYPLPGVTYSGTDRKLALCWARALPPRSSASRSGGLEESRERPRPLPAEPAVRPKEPGAKRKGLGEGVPSSQRGPRRLSAEGGDKALHKTGPGGGKAKALGGAGSGGKGSTGGGSKRRLSSEDSSLEPDLAELSLDDSSLALGAEASTFGGFPESPPPCPPPGGSRGPSTFLPEPPDTYEEDGGVYFSEGPEPPTASAGPPGLLPGEVCTRDDLPSTDESGNGLPKTKETAPAVGEEDDDYQAYYLNAQDGAGGEEEKAEGGAGEEHDLFAGLKPLEQESRMEVLFACAEALHAHGYSSEASRLTVELAQDLLANPPDLKVEPPPAKGKKNKVSTSRQTWVATNTLTKAAFLLTVLSERPEHHNLAFRVGMFALELQRPPASTKALEVKLAYQESEVAALLKKIPLGPSEMSTMRCRAEELREGTLCDYRPVLPLMLASFIFDVLCAPVVSPTGSRPPSRNWNNEMPGDEELGFEAAVAALGMKTTVSEAEHPLLCEGTRREKGDLALALMITYKDDQAKLKKILDKLLDRESQTHKPQTLSSFYSSSRPATASQRSPSKHGAPSAPGALQPLTSGSAGPAQPGSVAGAGPGPAEGFTEKNVPESSPHSPCEGLPSEAALTPRPEGKVPSRLALGSRGGYNGRGWGSPGRPKKKHTGMASIDSSAPETTSDSSPTLSRRPLRGGWAPTSWGRGQDSDSISSSSSDSLGSSSSSGSRRASASGGARAKTVEVGRYKGRRPESHAPHVPNQPSEAAAHFYFELAKTVLIKAGGNSSTSIFTHPSSSGGHQGPHRNLHLCAFEIGLYALGLHNFVSPNWLSRTYSSHVSWITGQAMEIGSAALTILVECWDGHLTPPEVASLADRASRARDSNMVRAAAELALSCLPHAHALNPNEIQRALVQCKEQDNLMLEKACMAVEEAAKGGGVYPEVLFEVAHQWFWLYEQTAGGSSTAREGATSCSASGIRAGGEAGRGLPEGRGGPGTEPVTVAAAAVTAAATVVPVISVGSSLYPGPGLGHGHSPGLHPYTALQPHLPCSPQYLTHPAHPAHPMPHMPRPAVFPVPSSAYPQGVHPAFLGAQYPYSVTPPSLAATAVSFPVPSMAPITVHPYHTEPGLPLPTSVACELWGQGTVSSVHPASTFPAIQGASLPALTTQPSPLVSGGFPPPEEETHSQPVNPHSLHHLHAAYRVGMLALEMLGRRAHNDHPNNFSRSPPYTDDVKWLLGLAAKLGDRHGDAAAAEPCSCPQPPACPGLPPTGAALPTGIHAVHPPPLDSPDPCRLRRLCECDPQCPQRLLPDTHGHDAVQRHPAEPQAQQTDQGAVAAGLTRDDHLLPLSLAPLGPYTGTQACGYGGPSQRGSESWLDRSSSLSSLVAQAGSCSWAVAWGQDVSDPRSLGLGETALSGRGRWVASGIYLAFINI from the exons ATGCCTGGCCACAAT GCTTCTGCAGTCTGCCTGCGGGCCCCAGTCTCAGAATCCCTGTCTCGGCTGCAGAGGGACCAGTTGCAGAAGTTTGCTCAGTACCTCATCAGTGAGCTCCCTCAGCAG aTCCTCCCTACAGCCCAGCGTCTCCTGGAtgaactcctctcctcccagtcaACAGCCATTAATACAGTGTGTGGAGCCCCAG ACCCCACAGCAGGGCCGTCAGCCTCCGACCAGAGTACTTGGTATTTGGATGAATCGACACTCACTGACAACATCAAGAAGACACTGCACAAGTTCTGTGGCCCCTCTCCTGTGGTCTTTAG TGATGTGAACTCCATGTATTTGTCTTCCACGGAGCCTCCGGCTGCTGCTGAGTGGGCATGTCTGCTGCGCCCTCTGAGGGGCCGTGAGCCAGAGGGCGTCTGGAACCTGCTTAGCATCGTGCGGGAGATGTTCAAACGGAGGGACAGCAATGCTGCTCCCTTGTTGGAAATCCTCACTGACCAGTGCCTCACCTATGAACAG ATAACAGGTTGGTGGTACAGCGTGCGCACCTCAGCCTCACACAGCAGCGCCAGTGGGCACACAGGCCGTAGCAATGGGCAGTCAGAGGTGGCAGCCCATGCATGTGCCAGCATGTGTGACGAGATGGTCACACTGTGGAGGCTGGCTGTGCTGGACCCTGCACTCAGCCCCCAGCG CCGCCGGGAACTGTGCGTGCAACTACGCCAGTGGCAACTAAAGGTGATTGAGAATGTGAAGCGGGGACAGCACAAGAAGACCCTGGAGCGGCTCTTCCCTGGCTTCCGGCCTGCAGTGGAGGCCTGCTACTTCAACTGGGAAGAGGCTTACCCACTTCCCGGCGTCACCTACAGCGGCACTGACCGGAAGCTGGCATTGTGCTGGGCCCGGGCCCTGCCTCCTCGGTCAAGTGCCTCCCGATCTGGGGGCCTGGAGGAATCTCGGGAGCGGCCTCGCCCTCTTCCTGCTGAGCCAGCAGTGCGGCCCAAGGAGCCTGGGGCAAAGCGCAAGGGATTGGGTGAGGGGGTCCCCTCATCGCAGCGGGGTCCCCGCCGCCTCTCAGCTGAGGGGGGAGATAAGGCTCTGCATAAGACGGGTCCAGGTGGGGGCAAAGCCAAGGCACTGGGTGGGGCTGGCAGTGGGGGCAAGGGCTCCACAGGCGGTGGGAGCAAGCGACGGCTGAGCAGTGAAGACAGTTCCCTGGAGCCGGATCTGGCCGAGTTGAGCCTGGATGATAGCAGCCTCGCCCTGGGTGCAGAGGCCAGCACCTTTGGCGGATTCCCTGAGAGCCCgccaccctgccctccccctggTGGCTCCCGAGGCCCTTCCACCTTCCTTCCTGAACCCCCAGATACTTATGAAGAAGATGGTGGCGTGTACTTCTCAGAAGGGCCTGAgcctcccacagcctctgctgGCCCCCCTGGCCTATTGCCTGGggaggtctgtacccgggatgaCCTCCCTTCCACAGATGAGAGTGGCAATGGGCTCCCCAAAACCAAAGAGACAGCCCCTGCTGTTGGAGAGGAGGATGATGACTACCAGGCATATTATCTGAATGCCCAGGATGGGGCTGGGGGCGAGGAAGAGAAGGCCGAGGGCGGGGCTGGGGAGGAGCACGACCTGTTTGCTGGGCTGAAGCCACTGGAGCAGGAGAGCCGCATGGAG GTATTATTTGCCTGTGCTGAGGCCTTGCATGCACATGGCTACAGCAGTGAGGCCTCCCGTCTCACTGTGGAGCTTGCCCAGGATTTGCTAGCCAACCCACCTGACCTCAAGGTAGAGCCGCCCCCTGCCAAG GGCAAGAAGAACAAGGTATCTACAAGCCGTCAGACCTGGGTGGCTACCAACACCCTGACCAAGGCAGCCTTCCTGTTGACAGTGCTAAGTGAGCGCCCAGAGCATCACAACCTGGCCTTCCGAGTTGGCATGTTTGCCTTGGAGCTCCAGAGGCCCCCAGCTTCTACCAAGGCCTTGGAG GTGAAGCTGGCATACCAGGAGTCTGAGGTGGCCGCTTTGCTCAAGAAGATTCCTTTGGGTCCAAGTGAGATGAGTACCATGCGGTGCCGGGCAGAGGAACTTCGGGAGGGGACACTCTGTGACTATCGGCCTGTTTTGCCTCTCATGTTGGCCAGTTTCATCTTTGATGTTCTCTGTGCTCCAG TGGTTTCCCCCACGGGTTCCCGGCCCCCAAGTCGCAACTGGAACAATGAGATGCCTGGGGAtgaggagctgggatttgaagcagCAGTTGCTGCCTTGG GCATGAAGACAACAGTGAGTGAGGCAGAGCACCCCCTCTTATGTGAAGGCACACGTCGGGAGAAGGGTGACCTGGCATTGGCACTAATGATCACTTACAAGGATGACCAGGCCAAACTCAAAAAG ATCTTAGACAAACTCTTGGACCGAGAGAGCCAGACGCATAAGCCACAGACACTGAGTTCGTTCTACTCATCTAGCCGCCCAGCCACAGCCAGCCAGAGGTCTCCTTCAAAGCATGGGGCCCCATCTGCCCCAGGGGCCCTGCAGCCACTGACCTCAGGCTCTGCAGGGCCTGCTCAGCCAGGGAGTgtggcaggggctgggccaggccccgCTGAGGGCTTCACAGAGAAGAATGTGCCTG AGAGTTCCCCACATTCCCCCTGTGAGGGTCTCCCATCTGAGGCAGCTTTGACCCCAAGGCCAGAAGGGAAGGTTCCTAGCCGCTTGGCTCTTGGCAGTCGTGGAGGCTACAATGGACGGGGCTGGGGCTCCCCAGGGCGGCCTAAGAAGAAGCACACAG GCATGGCCAGCATTGACAGCAGTGCCCCTGAAACAACATCAGATAGCTCTCCCACCTTAAGCCGGAGGCCACTTCGAGGGGGCTGGGCACCTACCTCCTGGGGTCGAGGACAGGACAGTGACAGCATTAGCAGCTCTTCCTCGGACTCCCTTGGCTCCTCATCCTCCAGTGGAAGTCGCCGGGCCAGTGCCAGTGGAGGGGCTCGGGCGAAGACAGTTGAAGTTGGCAG GTACAAGGGCCGTCGTCCCGAGAGTCATGCCCCCCATGTACCCAATCAGCCGTCAGAGGCAGCTGCACACTTCTACTTCGAGCTGGCGAAGACAGTGCTGATCAAGGCAGGAGGCAACAGCAGCACTTCCATTTTCACACATCCATCTTCCTCAGGGGGCCACCAGGGTCCTCACCGCAACCTGCACCTTTGCGCCTTCGAGATTGGGCTTTATGCCCTTGGCCTGCACAACTTTGTTTCTCCTAACTGGCTCTCACGTACCTATTCTTCCCACGTTTCCTGGATTACAG GCCAGGCAATGGAGATTGGCAGTGCAGCCCTGACTATACTGGTAGAGTGCTGGGATGGGCACCTGACGCCCCCTGAGGTTGCATCCCTGGCTGACAGGGCATCACGGGCACGAGATTCCAATATGGTGAGGGCAGCAGCAGAGCTAGCCCTAAGCTGCCTCCCTCATGCCCATGCGTTGAACCCCAATGAGATCCAGCGGGCCCTGGTGCAGTGCAAGGAGCAG GATAACCTGATGTTGGAGAAGGCCTGCATGGCAGTGGAAGAGGCGGCTAAGGGTGGGGGTGTATACCCCGaagtgttgtttgaggttgctcaCCAGTGGTTCTGGCTATATGAGCAAACAGCAGGTGGCTCATCCACAGCCCGTGAAGGGGCTACAAGCTGTAGTGCCAGTGGGatcagggcaggtggggaggctggGCGGGGGCTGCCTGAGGGCAGGGGGGGCCCAGGGACTGAGCCGGTTACAGTGGCTGCAgcagcagtgacagcagcagcCACAGTGGTGCCAGTCATCTCGGTGGGGTCCAGTTTATATCCGGGTCCAGGACTGGGGCATGGTCATTCCCCTGGCCTGCACCCCTACACGGCTCTACAGCCCCACCTGCCCTGCAGCCCTCAATACCTCACCCACCCAGCTCACCCTGCCCACCCCATGCCTCATATGCCCCGGCCTGCCGTCTTCCCTGTGCCCAGCTCTGCATACCCACAG GGTGTGCATCCTGCATTCCTGGGGGCTCAGTACCCTTACTCAGTGACTCCTCCCTCACTTGCTGCCACTGCTGTGTCTTTCCCCGTCCCTTCCATGGCACCCATCACAGTACATCCCTACCACACAGAGCCAGGGCTCCCACTGCCCACCAGTGTGGCCTGTGAGTTGTGGGGACAGGGAACAG TGAGCAGTGTCCATCCAGCGTCCACATTTCCAGCCATCCAGGGTGCCTCGCTGCCTGCCCTGACCACACAGCCCAGCCCGCTGGTGAGCGGGGGTTTTCCACCACCCGAGGAAGAGACGCACAGTCAGCCTGTCAACCCACACAGCCTACACCACCTGCATGCTGCCTACCGTGTTG GGATGCTGGCACTGGAGATGCTGGGTCGCCGGGCACACAATGATCACCCCAACAACTTCTCCCGCTCCCCCCCCTACACTGATGATGTCAAATGGTTGCTGGGGCTGGCAGCAAAGCTGG GAGATCGTCATGGAGACGCTGCAGCGGCTGAGCCCTGCTCATGCCCACAACCACCTGCGTGCCCCGGCCTTCCACCAACTGGTGCAGCGCTGCCAACAGGCATACATGCAG TACATCCACCACCGCTTGATTCACCTGACCCCTGCCGACTACGACGACTTTGTGAATGCGATCCGCAGTGCCCGCAGCGCCTTCTGCCTGACACCCATGGGCATGATGCAGTTCAACGACATCCTGCAGAACCTCAAGCGCAGCAAACAGACCAAGGAGCTGTGGCAGCGGGTCTCACTCGAGATGACCACCTTCTCCCCCTGAGTCTAGCCCCGCTAGGGCCCTATACAGGGACACAGGCCTGTGGCTATGGGGGTCCCTCACAAAGGGGGAGTGAATCTTGGCTGGACAGATCATCCTCACTCAGTTCCCTGGTAGCCCAGGCTGGCAGCTGCTCTTGGGCTGTAGCTTGGGGCCAAGATGTCTCAGACCCTAGAAGCCTAGGGTTGGGGGAGACAGCCCTGTCTGGGAGGGGGCGTTGGGTGGCCTCTGGTATTTATTtggcatttataaatatataa